A genome region from Microtus ochrogaster isolate Prairie Vole_2 chromosome 1, MicOch1.0, whole genome shotgun sequence includes the following:
- the Npc2 gene encoding NPC intracellular cholesterol transporter 2 encodes MRPLPFCTILLLALVAAIRAEPLRFKDCGSKVGVIKEVNVSPCPTQPCELHKGQSYSVNVTFTSGTQSENSSATVYGILSGLPVFFPIPESDGCKSGINCPIQKDKTYSYLNKLPVKSEYPSIKLVVKWELEDDKKQKLFCWEIPVEIKG; translated from the exons ATGCGTCCCCTGCCCTTCTGCACGATCCTTCTGCTGGCGCTCGTCGCCGCCATCCGGGCCGAGCCCCTGCGCTTCAAGGACTGCG gttcTAAGGTTGGAGTTATAAAGGAGGTGAATGTGAGCCCATGCCCCACCCAGCCCTGTGAGCTGCACAAAGGCCAGTCTTACAGTGTCAATGTCACCTTCACTAGTG GCACTCAGTCGGAGAACAGCTCTGCCACAGTGTACGGCATCCTGTCAGGACTCCCCGTCTTCTTCCCCATCCCTGAGTCCGACGGTTGTAAGTCTGGAATCAACTGCCCCATCCAGAAAGACAAGACCTACAGCTACCTGAATAAACTCCCAGTGAAGAGTGAATACCCCTCT ataaAGCTGGTGGTGAAATGGGAGCTTGAAgatgacaaaaagcaaaaactcttCTGCTGGGAGATTCCAGTGGAGATCAAAGGCTAA
- the Isca2 gene encoding iron-sulfur cluster assembly 2 homolog, mitochondrial has protein sequence MAATRPLSLTATAFRAVIPWRQGRLLAPSPGLLTRWEATSSIPEAGEGQIRLTDSCVQRLLEITEGSEFLRLQVEGGGCSGFQYKFSLDTVINPDDRVFEQGGARVVVDSDSLAFVKGAQVDFSQELIRSSFQVLNNPQAQQGCSCGSSFSIKI, from the exons ATGGCGGCCACCAGGCCCTTGTCCCTAACGGCCACGGCGTTCAGGGCGGTCATTCCCTGGCGCCAGGGCAG GCTCCTCGCGCCCTCTCCCGGGCTCTTGACCCGGTGGGAAGCGACGTCCTCCATTCCAGAGGCTGGCGAGGGACAGATCCGCCTCACAGACAGCTGCGTCCAG AGGCTTCTGGAAATCACCGAAGGGTCAGAATTCCTCAGGCTGCAAGTGGAGGGAGGTGGATGCTCCGGATTCCAGTACAAATTTTCACTGGATACAGTTATTAACCCCGACGACAG GGTATTTGAACAGGGTGGGGCAAGAGTGGTGGTTGACAGTGATAGCTTGGCCTTCGTGAAAGGGGCTCAGGTGGACTTCAGCCAAGAACTGATCCGAAGCTCATTCCAAGTGCTGAATAATCCTCAGGCCCAGCAAGGCTGCTCCTGTGGGTCATCCTTCTCTATCAAAATCTGA